GGCAGGTGCAGGCCGAGATGGCCAGGCGGGACCACGCCGAGGCGATCAGGAAGGCGAGGGAGCTGGcggacgccggcgagctcgAGGAGGCGAGGTACAAGCTGGTGGACGCACAGAACGCGCTGGAGGACATCGTGCTCGACCGCCTGGAGGACGGGCAGAAGCTGGTGAACTCGCTCCGGGCCGAGCTCGTGCAGCTGATCAAGTACATGGAGACGGAGAAGCTCTACAACGACAAGGGAAAGGCCTACGCCCTTGCCTCCGAAAGCTGCCACGGTCGCCAGCGCTACACCGCCAGGGgtggcgacgacgaggacgacgtgCGCCTCTTCGCCACGCCGCGGATGGACACCTACCGCGAGCAGGCCAAGAACTACGAGAAGAACCCCACCGCGCCGGtgcccaccgccgccgaggACGTCAAGCAGGAGGTCGCCGCCAACCcgctcgccgccatctccacaGAACTCGCATACTACCTCCGCAACGCCATCCAGgcgctgcaggccatcgagagGATTGTCAGCGCCCCAAGCGCCAAGCCAGCCACCCCGCTCTGATTTAATTATCCTGTGCGATCACGCGCGTCTCGTCGTTTAATTTCCTTTCCTTCTTATTCCGCCACATGTACGTGTCCAATAAGCGCGCTACACAGTGTGTCCAATAAGCCAACAACTTGTTTTTGTTTTATCAGTCCACATCATTGGAATTTACTGTAAGAAGAAACAGAATTGCTTCAACTGAACCTCAAAAACACTCGTCGAACATCATTTACAAACGTTTATCGAAGTGGGGTGCATGGTCGCCGCCAACCCGCTCGCTGCTTCCCGACACTTCACTTCACAGGACATCGTTTATCGAAAATGAGGTTTTAAAAATGACACAGGCTACAAACGTACCTGAGAAGTCTGGGAAATTATACTACTACATCTTTAATTTGGCTTTATCGACCAGCAAAAAATTGTCCTTCATGTGCTCGCGAGAAATCTGGCAAGTTCCCTCTTAGGTCAATGTCCTCACATCTTTGCAGTCATGAATCTAAGGTGTCctagaaaataatttaaagcTAGGGTACCTCTAAATTTTACGATCTTCGGatggttattttttttttcaaaatgccatttaacaaaaaaaaaactgatcacAACGAATTGGCATGGTGATACCCATGTGCCCTCCATTTCCAGCTCGCCGGCATCTATGGTAAATCTTCCAGCTGGGGACACTCATCCCCACGTCGATTTCCTCAAAAAACAATTGAAGGTTCGTTCTGTACTGAGGTGCAAATAATGAATCACTTTCTTTATATATCTAAATTTGTGTGGAGTCTAACTGCTCATGTCTTGGGTGCAAATTGCCATCCAGGCTCTTTTGAGCAATTATGAACATGGATGGCTATATTATATATGGTCCTTCGGAACGGGAAACAGTTCCATATGGTGGGAGTTCCATGATTTTTTTGGCTTTATCGCACACAAGAGAAATGACGTATGATTGAGTGCTTGGCATGTTCTTTTATCTCATTACAAAATGTACGTCATTTAGCAGCATTTTGAAGTGCCTAAAAAGAACACAAAGATCCATACAAATaagagctttgttacaatgcttttaaagtaccagtggtacttgcgggtactttcctttcttatccttcttgctaaaaaagaactaaatagatttacatataattaaaagggcatcatagtaatttcttactatttttgtacttggtcctaccaaattggtacttcttACCGTTCAATTTCGTCGGATGGATGGCTGCACCTTAAAATTTCTCATTTGAAGGCGTTTTTTAAAATACAAAGACCCAAACGAATGGAATTTACTATGTTCAttagagaaaaaataaatagtaaGTTAAACACCACTGCCATTATATTATAGAAACAGTAAGCCCAAAATGCCCCTATAAAATTGCATACAAATGGCATTACAAAAATAGTAACCCATAAATATATCAGCATATGTCTTTAACCCATAAATGGCATCTGACAGCGACATTGTCTATGGTCATTGGTGAATATGATGGCCTCGATGGTAGTGCAAAGAATGCTAATAGTGGGACAAGCTACTCAAACAGACGTTATATATAGATTCAAGATAACGGAACAACAAACATCGTGCAGCCTCTAAGAAAAAAATAGTGGATGAATTTATGCTGCCAGGGTTATTCAAATCCAAATAGGACAAATACATGAAACCGTTACAAGCAAAAAGGCTGATTACATAGCTGAAAATGACAACAATTGCAAGCATAAcaggagaaaaaaaacaaagcagCGACTAGTATATAACAGCCTGGTAACATGTCCCTGGTATGGTGATATGAATGTAACATAATCATGCCCAGTCTGGCGCTCTTTGCCAATGAAAGTATATGTGCGCCTAACGCGGGCATGCTGCCCCAAATCCTGTGCTGCTCTTGGTGATGAGCTGACTCCACTGGGTATCAGGGTCATCGGTAGCAAACTTAGTCCATGCTGGTGTAGCATACTCATAGCGGCTGTGCGTGATACGGTGGAACTCCTCAATGTTCTCGTTCTTGGCAATGTCGACCGTGTCACGAAGGTTAACAGAGAAGACATCACCGTAAGGCCTAACAGAGTGCAGGAACTGAGGCATTGAGATGGGCTCGGCGGACACCGCGGCAAGGTCGGCGGTGACAACGATGCTTCTCATGTCCGGGCTGAACATCGGGTGGGTGACATGCCCCGCGATAGTATCCGAGCTCTTCATCACCCGCACCACCACATCAGGATTATTAGCGTTCACTAGAAAGATGGCAAAGAAGCCTGGGTCTAGTATGTCCTTCTCTGGGGCTCCGGCTGGCTTGTcgcgggaggaggagaagacaATCCAGTCCCCTCTAGGTGACCAGCTGCAGTGGGTGTCAGTCCAAGGACCATCTGTTAGACGTGTCACCGTGCCTTCTCCATGCTCCCCCATGTCGGAGTCTTCCATGATGTACAGATTTTTGTGATGCTTATCCCCTCCATCCCTCGTTGATCGAAACACAAACTTGGTCCCTTCCGGGTTGCTTGAGGGAAATGCATTGTTGAAATCTCCTTTGGTGAGACGATTCACCACCTGTTGATTGTGAGCCCCAGAAACATTGGAGATGGCGTAGATGTCTAGTGTCTTGGTAGCATCAAAGGATGGCCCTATACAGACGTACAAGGTGTCCTTTTCCGGGTTTTGGTTCCACACTATCGAAAAGATGCTATTCGAACTCCTTCTCTGCAAATTAGCTTTTTTAAGAACAATTACAGTTTTAAGAAATATTTTTTAGTCTAggataaaattttattttgtctTGGAATTTGATATTATTTGGATTCCATACCTCGTGGACTTTGTGCAAGTTTGGACCATCAGCGAGCCAAACGGATTTGAAACTATTGTCAACGAAGGCGAGCTTTGagccatccttggagatagtagGAAACACACCAGACACCCTGAATAGCCCCACATCCTCGTGCGACTTCGGGGATTGTATCTTGTGGAAGTTCTTTGAGACAGTATTATTAGATCCGTCCTGCATTCAAGGGCGCATAAATCTGGTCAATTGTTTACACCAGTCCATAATATGTGTCTATGTGCGCAGAAATTTCCAAAGACAAATGAATCATACTTTTGTTTAATAATATACATTTATACATGAAAGTTAACATGAATACATAACATAGAAAGATATATCGTTATTCACACTTTTGAGAGATTTGAAGGCCTTGCCTATCCTACTGCTCTCGAATTGTAAGCCCTCTTGTACACTTCAAGTTCAATTTTAACCATTTATTTTGCCATTCGCTAATATCATAAATGTTCAACTCTTCACTAACCTGAACATGATTGCAGATGGTTCGGCAGCGGTGGTAACCGATGCGGGCACCGCCGTCGAGTATGAAGGGGTTGTAGTAGTCTTCATCTGCCCGGATCTTGTGGGTGATGCGCGCCGGCTCGTTTGGCACGCCGACGTCGAAGATCTCGATGTGGCGGTATTGCGCCTCCACGCGACTAG
This sequence is a window from Setaria italica strain Yugu1 chromosome III, Setaria_italica_v2.0, whole genome shotgun sequence. Protein-coding genes within it:
- the LOC101774581 gene encoding uncharacterized protein LOC101774581 — its product is MAAIAESRGSIAFFTTYRPPVPLDIFSCPADPQLSSAHSEVLLTDGESYNQNCRPIPAAALSEVLTFLARNPEAASRCGATPEDAAAGRVTGLVFVSERDDGLETLHVALRFNGAGGGGGCGRAPGKVAVLRLADIYGAGTFGGARMEDSGCIAGGFEEGGRAVGHSLVYVSTKELVRARRTPWTVVYKTNLADGRTERLTPPDQYDLSPAVSPSGKKVAVANFKFHRWTGEIQRLKTDIVVMNVDRKAQGGLRRKVLIRDGGWPSWGSDRVIFFHRGIEEVQTTWGVFRYDIATGETVRVTPEDLDAVTPAAISETRVAVATIRQKAGQNDASRVEAQYRHIEIFDVGVPNEPARITHKIRADEDYYNPFILDGGARIGYHRCRTICNHVQDGSNNTVSKNFHKIQSPKSHEDVGLFRVSGVFPTISKDGSKLAFVDNSFKSVWLADGPNLHKVHERRSSNSIFSIVWNQNPEKDTLYVCIGPSFDATKTLDIYAISNVSGAHNQQVVNRLTKGDFNNAFPSSNPEGTKFVFRSTRDGGDKHHKNLYIMEDSDMGEHGEGTVTRLTDGPWTDTHCSWSPRGDWIVFSSSRDKPAGAPEKDILDPGFFAIFLVNANNPDVVVRVMKSSDTIAGHVTHPMFSPDMRSIVVTADLAAVSAEPISMPQFLHSVRPYGDVFSVNLRDTVDIAKNENIEEFHRITHSRYEYATPAWTKFATDDPDTQWSQLITKSSTGFGAACPR